From Pseudomonas vanderleydeniana, the proteins below share one genomic window:
- a CDS encoding TonB-dependent siderophore receptor codes for MDKAYRHLGQGPFAPRLALGLLMAASLPATQAAETQLPAVNVVGEDNSGYRADSASVAGFDSAPLRDTPASVSVITDSLIKDQQARLLSEVLRNDAAVGQSYAPVGYYENFNVRGFALNAANSYRINGRSITGEQNVGLENKQQVEVLKGLSGLESGASEPGGVINYVTKRPADVRSVTVSTDDRGSGYLATDVGGWFGPEQQFGLRANVAHEDIHSYIEHTNGKRDFASLAFDWNISPDTLLQLDVEYQNKQQRSAPGYQLLGGTELPHGASPRKLLGHQSGSPQVGSDALNINGLFEYHFNDSWKGSLSASRSRVVIDDYSSFAWGCYGSTSCGTAKVPNYFSPEGNYDIYDFRSPDDTRRNDEIQAALSGHFDAGGLGHELTVGTSAFRRVVDQHDAINEMIGSGNIGSDPENFPRYDGAIGPSYRHLDSRQYGLFATDRIHFNEQWQTIIGGREVRLDERTFDQAGETTRHTRQYVFLPEAALIYKPIEDLSLYTRYSKGLSLGGTAPWFATNQYETLAPTLSHQIEAGIKYDWRRMTLAAALFQIRQGYQYAKPDGNGDFTFVQQGQQKNTGLELSANGWATQRLQIAASVAAIRARVTDTGTPSYEGHQAINVPRLRASLSGDYALPWVDGLALLGGMQYSGRKYASHEGGVETGAYAIFNVGSRYSTRIDGYDTVFRLTVDNLFDKRYWRDVGEYIGDDYLFQGAPLTARLSASVNF; via the coding sequence ATGGACAAGGCTTATCGCCACCTGGGCCAGGGCCCCTTCGCCCCGCGGCTGGCCCTTGGGCTGCTGATGGCTGCCAGCCTGCCGGCGACACAGGCCGCTGAGACCCAGTTGCCGGCAGTCAATGTGGTGGGTGAGGACAACAGTGGCTACCGCGCCGACAGCGCCTCGGTGGCCGGGTTCGACAGTGCCCCCCTGCGTGATACGCCGGCCTCGGTTTCGGTCATCACCGATTCGTTGATCAAGGACCAGCAGGCGCGCCTGCTCAGTGAAGTGCTGCGCAACGACGCGGCGGTAGGCCAGAGCTACGCGCCGGTCGGCTACTACGAGAACTTCAACGTGCGCGGCTTTGCCCTGAACGCCGCCAACAGCTACCGGATCAATGGCCGCAGCATCACGGGTGAGCAGAACGTGGGCCTTGAGAACAAGCAGCAGGTCGAAGTGCTCAAGGGCCTGTCGGGCCTTGAAAGCGGCGCCAGCGAACCGGGCGGTGTGATCAACTACGTGACCAAGCGCCCGGCCGATGTGCGCTCGGTCACCGTGTCCACCGACGACCGCGGCAGCGGCTACCTGGCCACCGATGTCGGCGGCTGGTTCGGTCCCGAGCAGCAGTTTGGCCTGCGGGCCAACGTGGCCCATGAAGACATCCATTCCTACATCGAGCACACCAACGGCAAGCGCGATTTCGCTTCCCTGGCCTTCGACTGGAACATCAGCCCCGACACCCTGCTGCAACTGGACGTCGAGTACCAGAACAAGCAGCAGCGCTCGGCCCCCGGCTACCAGTTGCTTGGCGGCACCGAGCTGCCCCACGGTGCCTCGCCACGCAAGCTGCTGGGCCACCAGAGCGGTTCGCCGCAGGTGGGCAGCGATGCGCTGAACATCAACGGTCTGTTCGAGTACCACTTCAACGACAGTTGGAAAGGCAGCCTGAGCGCTTCGCGCAGCCGGGTGGTGATCGATGACTACAGTTCGTTTGCCTGGGGGTGCTATGGCTCGACCAGTTGTGGAACAGCCAAGGTCCCCAACTACTTCAGTCCTGAAGGCAACTACGACATCTACGACTTCCGCAGTCCCGACGATACCCGGCGCAACGACGAGATCCAGGCCGCCCTCAGTGGCCATTTCGACGCCGGCGGCCTTGGGCACGAACTGACCGTGGGTACCAGCGCCTTCCGGCGTGTGGTCGACCAGCACGATGCGATCAACGAGATGATCGGCAGCGGCAACATCGGCAGTGACCCTGAGAACTTCCCGCGTTACGACGGCGCCATCGGCCCCTCCTACCGCCATCTGGACAGCCGCCAGTACGGTCTATTCGCCACGGACCGCATCCACTTCAACGAACAGTGGCAGACGATCATTGGAGGCCGTGAAGTGCGCCTGGACGAACGGACCTTCGACCAGGCCGGCGAAACCACCCGGCATACCCGGCAATACGTGTTCCTGCCCGAGGCCGCACTGATCTACAAGCCGATCGAAGACCTGTCGCTGTATACCCGCTACAGCAAGGGCCTGTCCCTGGGAGGTACCGCGCCGTGGTTCGCCACCAATCAGTACGAAACCCTGGCCCCGACCCTCTCGCACCAGATCGAAGCCGGGATCAAGTACGACTGGCGCCGCATGACCCTCGCCGCCGCCCTGTTCCAGATCCGCCAGGGCTACCAGTACGCCAAGCCTGACGGCAACGGCGACTTCACCTTCGTCCAGCAGGGCCAGCAGAAGAACACCGGCCTGGAGCTGTCGGCCAATGGCTGGGCGACCCAGCGCCTGCAGATCGCCGCCAGCGTCGCGGCGATTCGGGCACGGGTCACCGACACCGGCACGCCGAGCTACGAGGGGCACCAGGCGATCAACGTGCCGCGGCTGCGCGCCAGCCTGTCCGGCGACTACGCCCTACCCTGGGTCGATGGCCTGGCGCTGCTCGGCGGTATGCAATACAGCGGTCGCAAGTACGCCAGCCATGAAGGTGGAGTCGAAACCGGCGCCTATGCGATCTTCAACGTCGGCAGCCGCTACAGCACCCGTATCGACGGCTATGACACGGTGTTCCGCCTGACCGTGGACAACCTGTTCGACAAACGCTACTGGCGTGATGTCGGCGAGTACATCGGCGACGACTACCTGTTCCAGGGCGCGCCGCTGACGGCGCGCCTGAGTGCCTCAGTCAATTTCTGA
- a CDS encoding glutathione S-transferase family protein: protein MLQILGKASSINVRKVLWTCAELQIPFERQDWGSGFRETHNPEFMALNPNAMVPVIDDEGFVLWESNTIIRYLANQANALHLYPADAKARARVDQWMDWQATDFNKSWGYAFMSLVRRSPAHQDPEALAEGCRQWSRHMAILDRQLEATGAYVSGGEFSLADIPIGLSVNRWFETPLAHPDFPAVSAYYERLSQRAGFRLHGRNGTP, encoded by the coding sequence ATGCTGCAGATATTGGGTAAGGCCTCATCGATCAATGTGCGCAAGGTGCTCTGGACCTGCGCCGAGTTGCAGATACCTTTCGAGCGCCAGGACTGGGGCTCCGGTTTCAGGGAGACCCACAACCCTGAATTCATGGCCTTGAACCCCAATGCCATGGTGCCGGTGATCGATGACGAGGGTTTCGTCCTGTGGGAGTCCAACACCATCATCAGGTACCTGGCGAACCAGGCCAACGCCCTGCACCTGTACCCCGCAGACGCAAAGGCCAGGGCACGGGTGGATCAATGGATGGACTGGCAGGCCACCGACTTCAACAAGTCCTGGGGCTATGCCTTCATGTCGCTGGTTCGGCGCAGCCCTGCCCACCAGGACCCTGAAGCGCTTGCAGAGGGTTGTCGGCAATGGTCCAGGCACATGGCGATCCTTGACCGGCAGCTCGAGGCGACGGGCGCGTACGTCAGCGGCGGCGAGTTCTCGCTGGCGGACATTCCGATCGGGCTGTCGGTGAACCGCTGGTTCGAGACCCCGCTGGCCCATCCGGACTTTCCCGCCGTCAGCGCGTATTACGAACGCCTGAGCCAGCGTGCCGGGTTCCGCCTGCATGGGCGAAACGGCACGCCGTGA
- a CDS encoding LysR family transcriptional regulator, translating to MNPFEDMRIFCQVMDSGSFTSAADQLGLSKQFVSRRLMQLEERLGVRLLNRSTRRLDVTPLGQSYYESALRLLAEVEQVEQGIAGQTAEPRGTIRLSAPLSFALAHLGCLLPPFLQRYGEVSVEVDLSDRPVDLLGEGYDLALRIGTLEDSTLIARRIASIDRVYCASPEYLAERGTPHKPDDLHFHDCLPYGHGRQVQWRFTGPGKPVVVNVTGRMRVNNGDLLRDAAIAGMGITYLPLFIVGSALEEGRLVPVLNDLRPEPLVLSAVYPQHRQASRPVQAFIEFLRERLDRIEGRS from the coding sequence ATGAACCCCTTCGAAGATATGCGTATTTTCTGCCAGGTGATGGACTCCGGCAGCTTCACTTCCGCGGCCGACCAGTTGGGTCTGTCCAAGCAGTTCGTCAGTCGGCGCCTGATGCAACTCGAAGAGCGCCTGGGGGTCCGGCTGCTCAACCGTTCGACCCGGCGCCTGGATGTCACGCCCCTGGGCCAGAGCTACTACGAGTCGGCCCTGCGCCTGCTGGCCGAGGTCGAACAGGTGGAACAGGGCATCGCCGGCCAGACTGCGGAGCCGCGCGGCACCATTCGCCTGAGTGCACCGTTGTCGTTCGCCCTGGCGCACCTGGGTTGCCTGCTGCCGCCGTTCCTGCAGCGTTATGGCGAAGTCAGCGTCGAGGTCGATCTCAGCGACCGGCCGGTGGACCTGCTCGGTGAGGGGTATGACCTGGCGCTGCGGATCGGTACGCTCGAGGACTCGACGTTGATCGCCCGCCGCATCGCCAGCATCGACCGGGTGTATTGCGCCAGCCCCGAGTACCTCGCCGAGCGCGGCACGCCACACAAGCCTGACGACCTGCATTTCCACGACTGCCTGCCGTACGGCCACGGCCGTCAGGTGCAGTGGCGTTTCACCGGGCCGGGCAAGCCGGTGGTGGTCAACGTCACCGGGCGGATGCGGGTCAACAACGGTGACCTGCTCAGGGACGCCGCCATTGCCGGCATGGGGATCACCTATCTGCCGCTGTTCATCGTCGGTTCGGCATTGGAGGAGGGGCGCCTGGTACCGGTATTGAATGACCTGCGCCCCGAGCCGCTGGTGCTGTCGGCGGTGTACCCGCAGCACCGCCAGGCCTCGCGGCCGGTGCAGGCGTTCATCGAGTTCCTGCGCGAGCGGCTGGACCGCATCGAGGGCCGGTCCTAA
- a CDS encoding alpha/beta hydrolase, translated as MNIVQKTLTTTLLALSVGQAFAAGSTGVEHNTQAFLDALAAGGGGPLEQLSPRDARAVLTGAQASVKVDLSGIEVSERSIQVNGQPVTLKIVRPAKVKGPLPAFMFFHGGGWVLGDFPTHQRLIRDLVVDSGAVAVYVDYTPSPEARYPTAINQAYGATEWVAEHGKDIGVDSKRLAVAGNSVGGNMAAVVALMAKERKTPQLRFQLLLWPVTDAHFETASYQQFAEGHFLTKGMMKWFWDNYTTDSAERAQIHASPLQASTEQLRGLPPALVQTAEFDVLRDEGEAYARHLDAAGVPVTSVRYNGMIHDFGLLNPLNGIPEVKAAMRQAALELKTHLK; from the coding sequence ATGAACATCGTACAAAAGACCCTGACCACTACCCTGCTGGCCCTGAGCGTTGGCCAGGCCTTCGCCGCCGGCAGCACCGGTGTCGAACATAACACCCAGGCCTTCCTCGATGCCCTCGCCGCTGGCGGTGGCGGTCCCCTGGAGCAACTGAGCCCCCGTGACGCCCGGGCGGTACTGACCGGCGCACAGGCTTCGGTGAAGGTCGACCTCTCGGGTATCGAAGTCAGCGAGCGCTCGATTCAGGTCAACGGCCAGCCGGTCACCCTGAAGATCGTTCGCCCGGCCAAGGTCAAGGGCCCGCTGCCCGCGTTCATGTTCTTCCACGGCGGCGGCTGGGTACTGGGTGATTTCCCGACTCACCAGCGCCTGATCCGCGACCTGGTGGTCGACTCCGGAGCGGTAGCGGTCTACGTCGACTACACGCCGTCGCCGGAAGCGCGCTACCCGACCGCGATCAACCAGGCCTACGGCGCCACCGAATGGGTCGCCGAGCACGGCAAGGACATCGGTGTCGACAGCAAGCGCCTGGCGGTGGCCGGCAACAGCGTCGGCGGCAACATGGCGGCAGTCGTGGCGCTGATGGCCAAGGAACGCAAGACCCCGCAACTGCGCTTCCAACTGCTGCTGTGGCCGGTGACCGATGCGCACTTCGAAACGGCGTCGTACCAGCAGTTCGCCGAGGGGCACTTCCTGACCAAGGGCATGATGAAGTGGTTCTGGGACAACTACACCACCGACAGCGCCGAGCGGGCACAGATCCACGCCTCGCCTCTGCAGGCCAGCACCGAACAGCTTCGCGGCCTGCCGCCAGCGCTGGTGCAGACCGCCGAATTCGACGTGCTGCGTGACGAAGGCGAAGCCTATGCCCGTCACCTGGATGCGGCCGGTGTGCCAGTGACCAGCGTGCGCTACAACGGCATGATCCACGACTTCGGCCTGCTCAACCCGCTGAACGGGATTCCTGAAGTGAAAGCGGCGATGCGTCAGGCGGCCCTGGAACTCAAGACCCACCTGAAGTAA
- the ycaC gene encoding isochorismate family cysteine hydrolase YcaC: MSNVPYKRLDKNDAVVLLVDHQTGLISLVQDFSPNEFKNNVLALADCAKFFNLPTILTTSFEQGPNGPLVPELKEMFPDAPYIARPGQINAWDNEDFVKAIKATGRKQLIIAGVVTDVCVAFPTLSALAEGFDVFVVTDASGTFNDTVQQAAWNRMTQAGAQMMNWFAVACELHRDWRNDIEGLGNLLSQRIPNYRNLMNSYAALTAK; the protein is encoded by the coding sequence ATGAGTAACGTTCCTTACAAACGCCTGGACAAAAATGATGCGGTGGTTCTGCTGGTCGACCACCAGACCGGCCTGATCTCGCTGGTACAGGACTTCTCGCCGAACGAGTTCAAGAACAACGTGCTGGCCCTGGCCGACTGCGCCAAGTTCTTCAACCTGCCCACCATCCTGACCACCAGCTTCGAACAGGGCCCCAACGGCCCGCTGGTTCCAGAGCTGAAGGAAATGTTCCCGGACGCGCCCTACATCGCCCGTCCAGGCCAGATCAACGCCTGGGACAACGAAGACTTCGTCAAGGCGATCAAGGCCACCGGCCGCAAGCAACTGATCATCGCTGGTGTGGTGACCGACGTTTGCGTGGCGTTCCCAACCCTGTCGGCGCTGGCTGAAGGCTTCGACGTGTTCGTCGTGACCGATGCTTCCGGCACCTTCAACGACACCGTGCAACAGGCTGCCTGGAACCGCATGACTCAAGCCGGCGCGCAGATGATGAACTGGTTCGCAGTGGCCTGTGAGCTGCACCGTGACTGGCGCAACGACATCGAAGGCCTGGGCAACCTGCTGTCGCAGCGTATCCCGAACTACCGCAACCTGATGAACAGCTACGCGGCGCTGACAGCCAAGTAA